The proteins below come from a single Iocasia fonsfrigidae genomic window:
- a CDS encoding Nif3-like dinuclear metal center hexameric protein: MIKVQDILDSLYKLAPVSLAFDWDNVGLQLGSRTQEISSVLLCLDVDNSILDEALGNNCQLIISHHPFFFNSLKNIDLDSKQGNIIKKFINNDISLLSFHTNLDIAVEGLNDYLAEKLEVYNCQNLKVLNYEKLYKLIVYIPESHYERVKMAILDAGAGWFGNYSHTSFSTEGRGTFKPLPDSQPYLGKKGVINTVDEIRFETIIKEEDLETILKVMINEHPYEEIAYDLYHLTNKGREDGIGRIGRLRKACTLKEYLDFVKRRLGLKQLRFVGENNRHIRTVALCCGSGSDLIESASKAGADLYISGDIKYHDAQLAERLDMALLDAGHYETEIIVKELLREYLSKEIKGINYLVSSVNTNPWKYRG; the protein is encoded by the coding sequence ATGATAAAAGTACAGGATATCCTGGATAGTTTATATAAACTTGCTCCTGTAAGCCTAGCATTTGACTGGGATAATGTAGGACTTCAGCTTGGCAGCAGGACTCAAGAGATTTCTTCTGTTTTACTCTGTCTTGATGTAGACAATAGTATATTAGATGAGGCCCTGGGGAATAACTGCCAATTGATTATTTCTCATCACCCTTTTTTCTTTAATTCTTTAAAAAATATTGATCTGGATTCTAAGCAGGGTAATATAATTAAGAAGTTTATTAATAACGATATTAGTTTGTTGAGTTTTCATACAAATCTTGATATTGCTGTTGAGGGCTTAAATGATTATCTGGCAGAAAAACTTGAGGTTTATAATTGTCAGAATCTTAAAGTCCTTAATTATGAAAAACTATATAAGTTAATAGTCTATATACCTGAGTCTCATTATGAAAGGGTTAAGATGGCTATTTTAGATGCTGGTGCCGGCTGGTTTGGTAATTATAGTCATACTTCTTTTTCTACTGAAGGTAGAGGAACTTTTAAACCGTTGCCAGATAGTCAACCTTATTTAGGTAAAAAAGGGGTTATAAATACGGTAGATGAGATAAGGTTTGAAACAATTATAAAAGAGGAAGATCTAGAGACTATCTTAAAAGTAATGATTAATGAGCATCCTTATGAAGAAATTGCTTATGATCTATACCATTTGACTAATAAGGGTAGAGAAGATGGGATTGGTAGGATAGGACGCCTTAGGAAGGCATGTACTTTAAAAGAGTATCTTGATTTTGTAAAAAGGCGCTTGGGATTAAAACAACTACGTTTTGTTGGTGAAAATAACAGACACATACGTACAGTTGCTCTCTGCTGTGGAAGTGGGTCTGATCTGATTGAGTCTGCCAGTAAAGCAGGGGCAGATTTATATATAAGTGGGGATATAAAGTATCATGATGCCCAATTGGCTGAGCGACTAGATATGGCTTTGCTAGATGCTGGTCATTATGAGACAGAGATTATTGTTAAAGAGTTATTACGTGAATATTTATCTAAAGAAATAAAAGGGATTAACTATCTTGTTTCCAGTGTTAATACAAATCCCTGGAAATACAGGGGATAG
- a CDS encoding YebC/PmpR family DNA-binding transcriptional regulator yields the protein MAGHSKWANIKHKKSKEDAKRGKLFSKLSKMISLAAREGGGDPEMNSDLRLAIQKAKDNNMPNDNIERAVKRGTGELEGVDYEKFVYEGYGPGGVALYLDLMSDNRNRTAAEIRHLLSKHGGNLGESGCVAWMFKRRGQLIVDLAEIDYDEDEVMLEALEAGAEDVSVEDGMVTIFTAPSNFEESRKKLEEVGLKFSAADIAMIPDNTIELDKVTAKKNLKLMDVLEDHDDVQEVYSNFDIPDEIMNEISEEE from the coding sequence ATGGCTGGTCATTCAAAATGGGCTAATATAAAACATAAAAAATCGAAAGAGGATGCCAAGAGGGGAAAGTTGTTTTCTAAATTGAGTAAAATGATCTCTTTAGCTGCCCGTGAAGGTGGCGGTGATCCAGAGATGAATTCTGATTTGCGTCTAGCTATTCAAAAGGCTAAGGATAATAATATGCCGAATGATAATATAGAAAGGGCTGTAAAAAGAGGTACAGGTGAACTTGAAGGTGTAGATTATGAAAAGTTTGTCTATGAGGGCTATGGCCCTGGTGGTGTTGCTTTATACCTGGATCTTATGAGTGATAATAGGAATAGAACAGCTGCTGAAATTAGACATCTGCTTAGCAAGCATGGTGGTAATCTAGGTGAATCAGGTTGTGTAGCCTGGATGTTTAAACGGAGAGGCCAATTAATTGTTGATTTAGCAGAGATTGATTATGATGAAGATGAAGTAATGCTGGAGGCATTAGAAGCAGGTGCAGAAGATGTAAGTGTAGAAGATGGGATGGTAACAATATTTACTGCTCCTTCTAATTTTGAAGAAAGCAGAAAGAAACTTGAAGAGGTAGGTTTAAAGTTTTCTGCTGCAGATATAGCAATGATACCTGATAATACGATAGAACTGGACAAAGTAACTGCCAAAAAAAACCTCAAGTTGATGGATGTCCTAGAAGACCATGATGATGTACAGGAGGTTTACTCAAATTTTGATATTCCAGATGAGATCATGAATGAAATATCAGAAGAAGAGTAA
- a CDS encoding sensor domain-containing diguanylate cyclase — translation MVGKNLIEDFLEFCLSLDASVSKEFIMDSIHNFAVNHFPIIRSGLFLEKEKKLTIIPKNNFNTSEMPPERYLLKEIKANRGLIIEELNNEYKLFPGLEEQDNPSNIIILPLYDGADYIGFLFFYTGTVVELNNLEESVLLLTGKFFSIILNKNILYNKMEQRLAELLTLQNVSDFVNSTLDFEKLIDITLDAIVGLIGLRSCSITVFIDKLFDDVFSRKQKALIASMENKKEIVIDLNKGIYKKLASKRSLISGMVEINDGDDIFSFFPSKEISNNTRYQYIVLPINKGNELYGSINIFDPTLEHLNNIQHNFLESFVNQFSIALQNAKLYRKQEEMANKDGLTGLFNHGYFQNRLSLLLNEKSKWPISLLLLDIDDFKKVNDQYGHLIGDKVLKELAVIFKKYTRDGDLVARYGGEEFAILLPETDLAKADALANRLVKIIDNNKIKLDNERLHITVSMGVAEYTPDQSKEYFIDTVDQLLYQAKDNGKNRVETAE, via the coding sequence ATGGTGGGTAAAAACCTCATAGAAGACTTTTTGGAATTTTGTCTAAGCTTAGATGCCTCAGTAAGTAAAGAATTTATAATGGACAGTATTCATAATTTTGCTGTTAACCATTTTCCCATTATTAGAAGCGGTTTATTCTTAGAAAAAGAAAAAAAACTTACTATAATTCCCAAAAATAATTTTAATACAAGTGAAATGCCTCCCGAGCGGTATTTACTCAAAGAAATAAAGGCTAACAGGGGTTTGATAATTGAAGAGCTAAACAATGAATATAAACTGTTTCCTGGACTTGAAGAACAGGATAATCCTTCAAATATAATAATACTCCCTCTTTATGATGGGGCTGATTATATTGGCTTTTTATTTTTTTATACAGGCACAGTTGTTGAACTGAATAATTTAGAAGAAAGTGTTTTGTTATTAACCGGTAAATTTTTTTCTATTATACTAAATAAAAATATATTATACAATAAAATGGAACAGAGACTGGCTGAATTACTTACCCTACAAAATGTAAGCGATTTTGTTAATTCAACCCTGGATTTTGAAAAATTAATTGATATTACTTTAGATGCCATAGTAGGTTTAATTGGTCTGCGTTCCTGTTCTATTACTGTTTTTATAGATAAACTTTTTGATGATGTATTTTCACGTAAACAAAAGGCTTTAATTGCCAGTATGGAAAATAAAAAAGAAATCGTAATTGACCTTAATAAGGGTATTTATAAGAAATTGGCCAGCAAAAGGTCACTAATTTCTGGAATGGTAGAGATTAATGATGGAGATGACATATTTTCTTTTTTCCCCTCAAAAGAGATAAGTAATAATACTAGATACCAATATATTGTTTTGCCTATAAATAAAGGAAATGAATTATATGGTTCTATCAATATTTTTGACCCTACCTTGGAACATCTTAATAACATCCAACATAATTTTCTTGAATCTTTTGTTAATCAGTTTAGTATTGCTCTACAAAATGCCAAATTATACCGCAAACAGGAAGAGATGGCAAATAAGGATGGTTTAACTGGTTTATTTAATCACGGCTATTTTCAGAATAGATTAAGTCTTTTACTAAATGAAAAAAGTAAATGGCCTATTTCACTGCTTCTTCTTGATATAGATGATTTTAAAAAAGTAAATGACCAATATGGTCATTTGATTGGAGACAAGGTTTTAAAGGAACTGGCTGTTATTTTTAAAAAATATACCCGTGATGGTGATCTAGTTGCCCGTTATGGTGGTGAAGAATTTGCTATTCTATTACCTGAAACAGATCTAGCAAAAGCGGATGCTCTGGCTAATAGGTTAGTGAAGATAATCGATAATAATAAGATTAAACTTGATAATGAAAGATTACATATAACTGTGAGTATGGGTGTGGCAGAATATACCCCTGATCAGTCTAAGGAATATTTTATTGACACTGTAGATCAATTATTATATCAAGCAAAAGACAATGGAAAAAATAGGGTTGAAACCGCCGAATAA
- the ruvB gene encoding Holliday junction branch migration DNA helicase RuvB, which produces MEDEKRIISADRIPDDLPLDNTLRPGKLKYYIGQSKVKEKLEIFIEAAKARGEALDHVLLYGPPGLGKTTLANIIANELNVNIHTTSGPAIERPGDLAAILTNLQANDVLFIDEIHRLNKVVEEVLYPAMEDFSLDIIIGKGPSARSVRLDLAPFTLVGATTRAGLLSSPLRDRFGVINRLEFYNKEELACIIERSARVLGIEIARQGALEIACRSRGTPRISNRLLKRVRDYAEVKAEGDITPVVVDKALKLMEIDSLGLDSTDHRLLRSIIKKFSGGPVGLNTIAAAISEECETIEDVYEPFLLQIGFIERTPRGRVATSLAYEHLNIKRDEDSDSLFG; this is translated from the coding sequence ATGGAAGATGAAAAGAGAATTATTTCAGCTGATAGGATCCCTGATGATCTTCCCCTTGATAACACTTTAAGGCCGGGAAAACTTAAATATTATATTGGACAGAGTAAGGTTAAAGAAAAACTGGAGATTTTTATTGAAGCTGCTAAAGCACGTGGTGAAGCACTTGACCATGTACTACTTTATGGTCCACCTGGTTTAGGCAAGACTACTCTGGCTAATATTATTGCCAATGAATTAAATGTTAATATACATACAACCTCAGGTCCGGCAATTGAACGCCCGGGGGATCTGGCAGCTATTTTAACAAATCTTCAAGCTAATGATGTCCTTTTTATTGATGAAATACACCGTTTAAATAAGGTGGTTGAAGAGGTGTTATACCCTGCTATGGAAGATTTTTCACTGGATATAATAATTGGTAAAGGACCCAGTGCAAGATCGGTAAGATTGGATTTGGCTCCTTTCACTCTGGTAGGGGCTACTACACGGGCGGGTTTATTAAGTTCCCCATTACGGGATCGTTTTGGGGTAATTAATAGATTGGAGTTTTATAATAAGGAAGAACTGGCCTGTATTATTGAAAGGTCAGCCAGGGTTCTGGGGATAGAGATAGCCAGACAGGGTGCCCTGGAGATAGCCTGTAGATCTCGTGGTACCCCTCGTATAAGTAATAGATTATTAAAAAGGGTCAGAGATTATGCTGAGGTGAAAGCAGAAGGGGATATAACACCGGTAGTGGTTGATAAGGCTTTGAAATTAATGGAGATTGACAGCCTGGGGTTGGACAGTACGGATCACAGACTCCTGCGCTCTATCATTAAGAAATTTTCTGGTGGACCTGTTGGCTTAAATACTATTGCTGCTGCCATCAGTGAGGAATGTGAAACCATTGAGGATGTTTATGAACCTTTTTTACTGCAGATCGGATTTATTGAGAGAACACCCCGGGGAAGGGTAGCGACTTCATTGGCTTATGAACACCTTAATATAAAAAGGGATGAGGATAGTGATAGTCTTTTTGGGTAG
- the ruvC gene encoding crossover junction endodeoxyribonuclease RuvC, translating to MLIIGIDPGLAIVGYSLVKKEGNRFSVLDYGVVRTPSSDDNINRLKKIYISLTDIIKEYKPDEMAVEELFFNKNVKTAIRVGQARGVILLAGAQADIVVAEYTPLQVKQAVVGYGRAAKQQVQEMVKALLNLETVPRPDDAADALAVAICHGNSQGINSML from the coding sequence TTGCTAATAATAGGTATTGATCCAGGGTTGGCTATTGTGGGTTATTCCCTGGTGAAAAAGGAGGGCAACCGTTTTTCAGTTCTTGATTATGGTGTAGTCAGGACACCTTCCAGTGACGACAACATTAATCGTCTAAAAAAAATATATATTTCACTGACTGATATAATTAAGGAATATAAGCCAGATGAGATGGCTGTGGAGGAATTATTTTTTAATAAAAATGTTAAGACAGCTATCAGGGTTGGTCAAGCACGTGGGGTAATACTTTTGGCAGGGGCACAGGCTGATATAGTAGTGGCTGAATATACACCATTACAGGTTAAACAGGCTGTAGTAGGTTATGGACGTGCTGCTAAACAGCAAGTGCAGGAGATGGTAAAGGCTCTATTGAACTTAGAAACTGTCCCCAGACCGGATGATGCTGCTGATGCCCTGGCTGTGGCTATTTGCCATGGTAATAGTCAGGGAATAAATAGTATGTTGTAA
- the dnaG gene encoding DNA primase, producing the protein MPGINDSFIEKLKDRANIVELVSDYLSLKKAGKNYKGLCPFHQEKTPSFNVDPEKQLYYCFGCGAGGDIISFLMEIENTTFIEAVKVIARRVGLVIPEENPYEQQQTKARDRVFTINNLTARFYNYLLLNDQAGKNALAYLYKRGFQEEDIKKYQLGYAPDSWHALLKFLVSKGYQKEELHQIGLISKSKGNYFDKFRNRVIFPIFNVRGEVLAFGARVIDSADSSKPKYLNSPETLIYKKGENLYGLNWAKNSIRSNNYSIIMEGYTDVLTAHQYGIDNAVASLGTALTTEQARLLKRYASTVYIAYDADAAGARATMRGLDILKSNGLKVRIVSLPEDMDPDEYIKKEGGDAFRNFLKESLPLIDFKIKELVKNRDFSQVEERIDLTRKLIYLLINIDDNIERQVYADKIAERFAIDRALIKKELNKGLQEKDTKKKDKNYKNRYTKKDNETNTPNNINRIETIIIKQLIDRPDIREKVLKYLETDFFSRNNRNIIEYICKNPRFDVKEDINKLQDKELKKRMLAFAVANNNSNIINKFGVIFSKFILEVKKRLYARLQNSDNIELDELNILLLNFKKLSAYNRKEGF; encoded by the coding sequence TTGCTTTGGCTGTGGCGCTGGTGGTGATATTATTTCATTCTTGATGGAGATTGAAAATACTACTTTTATAGAGGCGGTTAAGGTTATAGCCAGAAGGGTAGGATTAGTTATCCCTGAAGAGAATCCTTATGAACAACAACAGACAAAGGCAAGGGATAGGGTTTTTACTATTAATAATCTTACTGCTCGTTTCTATAATTATCTATTATTAAATGACCAAGCGGGAAAAAATGCCCTGGCTTATTTATATAAAAGGGGGTTTCAGGAAGAAGATATAAAAAAATATCAACTGGGCTATGCACCTGACAGCTGGCATGCTTTATTAAAGTTTCTGGTCTCTAAAGGATATCAGAAAGAGGAATTACATCAGATAGGATTGATTTCAAAGAGTAAGGGTAATTATTTTGATAAATTTAGAAATAGGGTGATATTCCCTATTTTTAATGTAAGGGGAGAGGTTCTTGCTTTTGGTGCTAGGGTAATAGATAGTGCTGACTCCTCTAAACCAAAGTATTTAAATTCACCAGAAACCTTAATCTATAAAAAGGGGGAAAATTTATACGGATTAAACTGGGCTAAAAATTCTATTCGCAGCAATAATTATTCTATAATAATGGAAGGTTATACAGATGTTCTGACAGCACATCAATATGGTATTGATAATGCTGTGGCCTCACTGGGGACAGCACTGACAACTGAGCAGGCAAGATTGTTAAAGAGGTATGCTTCAACAGTATATATTGCTTATGATGCAGATGCTGCCGGAGCCAGGGCTACTATGCGCGGTCTTGACATATTAAAAAGTAATGGTTTAAAGGTTAGAATTGTTAGTTTGCCTGAAGATATGGACCCTGATGAGTATATTAAAAAGGAAGGTGGAGATGCTTTTAGAAATTTTTTGAAGGAATCCCTTCCTTTAATTGATTTTAAAATAAAGGAACTTGTTAAGAACAGGGATTTTTCTCAAGTGGAAGAGCGAATAGATTTAACAAGGAAATTAATATATTTACTGATTAATATAGATGATAATATAGAACGTCAGGTATATGCCGATAAAATTGCAGAGAGATTTGCAATAGATAGGGCGCTTATTAAAAAAGAGCTTAATAAGGGTTTGCAGGAAAAAGATACTAAAAAAAAGGATAAAAATTATAAAAACAGATATACTAAAAAGGATAATGAGACAAATACCCCTAATAATATAAATAGAATAGAAACAATTATTATTAAACAATTGATTGATAGGCCTGATATCCGGGAAAAGGTGCTTAAGTATCTTGAAACAGATTTTTTTTCCAGGAATAATAGGAATATTATAGAGTATATTTGCAAAAATCCCCGTTTTGATGTTAAAGAAGATATTAATAAGCTACAGGATAAAGAATTAAAAAAAAGGATGCTTGCTTTTGCGGTTGCTAATAATAATAGCAATATAATTAACAAATTTGGGGTGATTTTTAGTAAATTTATTTTAGAGGTAAAAAAAAGATTATATGCCAGGCTTCAAAATAGTGATAATATAGAACTTGACGAATTAAATATCCTGTTATTGAATTTCAAAAAGTTGTCTGCTTATAATAGGAAGGAGGGATTTTGA
- the queA gene encoding tRNA preQ1(34) S-adenosylmethionine ribosyltransferase-isomerase QueA, which produces MDVNEFDYYLPEKLIAQQPVPNRDESRLMVLDKATGEIEDRIFKDIIDLLDPGDLLVMNNSRVIPARLYGKKVPTGTDIEVLLLTEKEEGVWEVLVRPGKRVKKGVEISFGDNELMAKAVEYTEFGGRIMEFSYQGKFNEIIERLGELPLPPYIHEKLAEPGRYQTVYARKPGSAAAPTAGLHFTPQLIKQLEEKGIDIAYITLHVGLGTFRPVKVDKVEEHQMHSEYYELDAATARLIKEKKESGKRVISVGTTVTRTLETIAAKGEIAAKKGWTDIFIYPPYKFKVIDGLITNFHLPRSTLLMLVSAFAGKEKVLTAYKEAVNREYRFFSLGDAMFIK; this is translated from the coding sequence ATGGATGTGAATGAGTTTGATTATTATCTCCCTGAAAAACTGATAGCTCAGCAGCCTGTACCAAACAGGGATGAATCCCGCTTGATGGTTTTAGATAAGGCAACAGGAGAGATTGAAGATAGAATATTTAAAGATATTATTGATTTATTAGACCCCGGTGACCTCCTGGTTATGAATAATAGTAGGGTTATACCTGCCAGGTTGTATGGGAAAAAGGTTCCGACAGGTACTGATATAGAGGTCTTACTCCTGACAGAGAAAGAGGAAGGGGTCTGGGAGGTTCTGGTCAGGCCGGGAAAAAGGGTGAAAAAGGGTGTTGAAATATCATTTGGGGATAATGAATTAATGGCTAAGGCTGTTGAGTATACTGAATTTGGTGGTAGGATAATGGAGTTTTCCTATCAGGGTAAGTTTAATGAAATCATTGAAAGACTGGGGGAGCTTCCCTTGCCACCCTATATTCACGAGAAATTAGCAGAACCTGGACGGTATCAAACAGTATATGCTAGAAAACCTGGGTCTGCAGCTGCACCAACTGCTGGTTTGCATTTTACACCACAATTAATTAAACAGTTGGAGGAAAAAGGGATAGATATTGCTTATATTACCCTCCATGTTGGGCTTGGTACCTTCCGACCTGTTAAGGTTGATAAGGTTGAAGAACACCAGATGCACTCTGAATACTATGAACTTGATGCTGCAACTGCAAGATTAATCAAAGAAAAAAAGGAATCAGGTAAAAGAGTTATATCTGTGGGGACTACTGTTACCCGGACACTGGAGACTATAGCTGCCAAAGGGGAAATTGCTGCTAAAAAAGGGTGGACAGATATTTTTATTTATCCCCCATATAAGTTTAAAGTAATTGATGGTTTAATTACTAATTTTCATCTTCCCAGGTCTACCCTGTTAATGCTGGTAAGTGCTTTTGCGGGGAAAGAGAAGGTCTTAACTGCCTACAAAGAGGCAGTTAACAGGGAATATCGTTTTTTTAGTCTGGGGGATGCAATGTTTATTAAATAA
- the rpoD gene encoding RNA polymerase sigma factor RpoD: MTEKNELNSIKIAEVKELIEKGKKEGSLTYEEIMDALEEIDLGSDEIEKIYELFNEMNIDILDNNNDDEDKQEDDEEHLDISIPDGVGIDDPVRMYLKEIGKVPLLTAEEEVKLAKGMEAGDEACKRKLIEANLRLVVSIAKKYVGRGMLFLDLIQEGNMGLIKAVEKFDYRKGYKFSTYATWWIRQAITRSIADQARTIRIPVHMVETINKLIRVSRQLLQEIGREPTPEEIGEEMDMSAEKVREIMKIAQEPVSLETPIGEEEDSHLGDFIEDEDAPAPASAASFILLKEQLDDVLDTLTDREKRVLELRFGIEDGRPRTLEEVGKEFGVTRERIRQIEAKALRKLRHPSRSKKLKDYLD; the protein is encoded by the coding sequence GTGACTGAAAAAAATGAACTCAATTCTATAAAAATTGCTGAGGTTAAAGAACTAATAGAAAAAGGTAAAAAAGAAGGAAGCTTAACATATGAAGAAATAATGGATGCCCTTGAAGAAATAGACCTTGGCTCTGATGAAATCGAAAAAATTTATGAGCTGTTTAATGAAATGAATATAGATATTCTTGATAATAATAATGATGATGAAGATAAACAGGAAGATGATGAAGAACATTTAGATATTAGTATACCTGATGGTGTTGGGATAGATGACCCGGTAAGAATGTATCTAAAAGAGATAGGTAAGGTTCCTTTATTAACTGCTGAGGAAGAGGTTAAACTTGCCAAAGGTATGGAGGCAGGTGATGAGGCCTGCAAAAGAAAGCTTATTGAAGCCAATCTACGTTTGGTTGTAAGTATAGCCAAGAAATATGTTGGCCGTGGTATGCTATTTCTTGATCTGATTCAGGAAGGTAATATGGGTTTGATTAAGGCTGTAGAAAAGTTTGACTATCGCAAGGGATATAAATTTAGTACTTATGCCACATGGTGGATTAGACAGGCGATAACACGTTCTATAGCTGATCAGGCACGAACAATACGTATACCTGTCCACATGGTTGAAACTATAAATAAATTAATCAGGGTTTCACGGCAGTTATTACAGGAAATAGGTAGAGAGCCGACACCTGAAGAGATAGGTGAAGAAATGGATATGTCTGCTGAGAAGGTAAGGGAAATAATGAAGATTGCCCAGGAACCTGTTTCACTTGAAACCCCGATCGGGGAAGAAGAAGATAGCCATCTTGGTGATTTTATTGAAGATGAAGATGCTCCTGCACCAGCGTCAGCTGCATCCTTTATTTTACTTAAGGAACAGTTAGATGATGTTCTTGATACCTTAACTGATAGAGAAAAAAGGGTTCTGGAATTGAGATTTGGTATTGAGGATGGACGTCCAAGAACCCTGGAAGAGGTTGGTAAGGAATTTGGTGTAACCAGGGAAAGAATTAGACAAATAGAGGCAAAAGCATTAAGGAAATTGAGGCACCCTAGTAGAAGCAAGAAATTAAAGGATTACTTAGATTAA
- a CDS encoding TraR/DksA C4-type zinc finger protein, producing MIMFFHTCIKCGRLINPERLEVLPETRICKDCAEKLGSDMIIKDTKIGMDLDTYKDLLGAIRS from the coding sequence ATGATTATGTTCTTTCATACCTGTATTAAATGTGGAAGATTAATAAATCCCGAAAGGTTAGAGGTCCTCCCTGAGACCAGAATTTGTAAGGATTGTGCAGAAAAACTTGGGAGTGATATGATTATTAAAGATACTAAGATAGGAATGGACCTTGATACCTATAAGGATTTACTTGGTGCGATCAGGAGTTAA
- the ruvA gene encoding Holliday junction branch migration protein RuvA, translating into MIGYLDGQVQWYKGNTVIVNINGIGYYVEVTDAAIIPEVGKGIKLYIYTYVREDALSLYGFKEIEERELFTTLLTVSGIGPKAALNILATLSYDSFINSILTENLAVLKQVSGIGPKTARRLILELQGKVGELANNLSQGIIKSSDDEEIYLALQGLGYSPQEIKQSLSGMEFAENTTIEEKIKKALTRLGKER; encoded by the coding sequence TTGATAGGATATCTGGATGGACAGGTACAATGGTATAAGGGTAATACCGTTATAGTTAATATTAATGGTATAGGGTATTATGTTGAGGTAACAGATGCTGCTATAATTCCTGAAGTAGGTAAAGGGATTAAATTATATATTTATACCTATGTTAGAGAAGATGCCCTATCCCTCTATGGTTTTAAAGAGATTGAGGAGAGGGAACTTTTTACCACTTTACTTACAGTCTCTGGAATTGGTCCTAAAGCTGCCCTTAATATATTAGCAACCCTATCTTATGATAGTTTTATAAATTCAATTTTGACAGAAAATCTGGCTGTTCTGAAACAGGTTTCTGGGATTGGTCCTAAAACAGCCCGCCGTTTAATACTGGAATTACAGGGCAAAGTTGGAGAACTGGCTAATAATCTTTCACAGGGCATTATAAAATCTTCTGATGATGAAGAAATTTATTTAGCGTTACAGGGACTGGGGTATTCTCCTCAGGAAATTAAGCAGTCTCTTTCAGGGATGGAGTTTGCTGAAAACACTACTATAGAAGAAAAAATTAAAAAAGCCTTGACCCGGCTGGGGAAGGAGAGATAG
- a CDS encoding BofC C-terminal domain-containing protein encodes MRKITRQVLLVSFLIFAIMLIWNEVDTNHHNNSLDTPNIKLSKLPDDIAESLSLLRERAAEMKDEVVRNYDFSLDIVFLSKDKYINANTPLILQTYYKDKNKLIHNITDMPDDFVGLSVGELNSISGDWTVKEYVPDKSLILYRRSVSPGVQSNHFNQENIIIGLKDGKIAIYTGNKEARELEKVTDISVLDLPDNERKILEKGIQVYSQEELLTILEGMRSFIQD; translated from the coding sequence ATGCGTAAGATAACAAGACAGGTTTTGTTAGTTTCTTTTTTAATCTTTGCCATTATGCTTATCTGGAATGAAGTTGATACTAATCATCATAATAATTCTTTAGATACACCGAATATTAAGCTGTCTAAGTTACCTGATGATATTGCTGAATCATTATCACTACTAAGGGAAAGGGCTGCAGAAATGAAGGATGAAGTGGTAAGAAATTATGATTTTAGTCTGGATATTGTTTTTCTTAGCAAAGATAAATATATTAATGCCAATACTCCTTTGATCTTACAAACATATTATAAAGATAAGAATAAATTAATACATAATATTACTGATATGCCTGATGATTTTGTAGGCTTATCAGTAGGTGAACTAAATTCTATTAGTGGTGATTGGACGGTTAAAGAGTATGTTCCTGATAAGTCATTGATTTTATATAGGAGAAGTGTCTCACCGGGAGTTCAATCTAATCATTTTAATCAAGAGAATATTATTATTGGTTTAAAAGATGGCAAAATAGCAATATATACTGGTAATAAAGAAGCAAGGGAATTGGAGAAAGTAACTGATATATCTGTTCTTGATTTGCCTGATAACGAGAGGAAAATTCTGGAAAAAGGAATTCAGGTTTACTCCCAGGAAGAGTTATTAACAATCCTTGAAGGTATGAGGAGTTTTATTCAGGATTAA